In Paenibacillus sp. JQZ6Y-1, a genomic segment contains:
- a CDS encoding F0F1 ATP synthase subunit delta gives MSRDTVVSSRYAKALFEAASDSGRVEETGQELKAVVDALAADHEFRNFIATPNISLADKEKVLDNVFSGKVSDALLRTMVLLIERGRYEVFPELLSSYNNIVSDTLNVADATVYTPFPLTEQEQAEVSATFGQLSGKRLRIQNVIDESLIGGLKVVIGDKLYDGSVSGKLERLEKSFRRQA, from the coding sequence ATGAGCCGCGATACTGTAGTATCGTCCCGTTACGCCAAAGCCCTTTTTGAAGCAGCGTCCGACAGTGGACGTGTGGAAGAAACTGGTCAGGAACTGAAAGCCGTTGTCGACGCGCTGGCAGCGGATCATGAATTCCGCAATTTTATCGCTACGCCGAATATATCGCTGGCTGATAAGGAAAAGGTGCTGGATAACGTATTTTCGGGCAAAGTTTCCGATGCTCTGCTGCGTACAATGGTGCTTTTGATTGAGCGCGGTAGATATGAGGTATTTCCCGAACTATTGAGCAGCTACAACAATATTGTCAGCGATACGCTGAATGTTGCAGATGCTACCGTGTACACACCGTTTCCATTAACCGAGCAAGAGCAGGCAGAAGTGTCCGCTACCTTCGGTCAATTATCAGGCAAGCGTCTTCGTATACAAAATGTAATTGATGAGTCGCTGATTGGCGGACTCAAAGTAGTCATCGGCGATAAGCTGTATGACGGCAGCGTTTCGGGCAAACTGGAACGTCTGGAAAAGTCTTTTCGGAGACAAGCATAA